The following is a genomic window from Liolophura sinensis isolate JHLJ2023 chromosome 10, CUHK_Ljap_v2, whole genome shotgun sequence.
ACCTGTTCTGACTGCACTTTCACAGGAGTCCATGCCGATTGCCCCTAAAGTAACTCCTTTCAGCTTGTCAGAAAATGACCCCATTTTATTGTTCACCCTATCAACGGCGAATTGAAATGCCTCAAGAAGTTGGAATCCATGAAGAGTCTTCACTTTACCACACGTGAACGGGCTGATGGACCGAGTGTGTACGTCAAACATGCCTACAACACAAACCAAGAATTGCACGGTTTAACACTACTTAATAAGCGTTctagtgaaaacaaaaactaaagcAAAAAAAGCTAAACCAAAGAGATATCTAGTAACAGTCTTTGGTAttataatacagtgtacttgtatatacaccCTGATACTGCGGGTGTATTAAAGTTTCCGAGGCCTGATCCCTTTGCAGTGTTCTCAAGTAAATCTTTATTCAGTATGATGACCATATCATATTGAAtaattctataccagtgacGTTTACCGGATTCTACTTAAGCAACGGTGCTCGAGTGAGTATAAGTTGCTATGTTTTAAGCACCTAAatgaacagttcgaataaaaccctgaagagtattgacaagaggcagtatttcacgTATTACCTGCAATCATGTGCCAACCCTCACGCTGCCGTCGCTATTCACGTTTCAGTTTTCATGCTGTAGTCTGTTTTATTGGAAACATAAACATGGCGATGTGTCACCTAACACTGGCCAGCATGTAAGAATATCGTGACACGACTTTGTCGTTGGTGTTTCCCTCAACGTTTTTGTACAAATTCGATGCATAGTGCACAGGCGCAAAAACGGGCAAGATATTTATTGCTAGAttgaatacatatatagcacAAACGCAAATTTATATTCAGTAATTATGATAGAGTGCTAAAATAATGCCAGCACTTACCACCAAGATAGATATCCCCAGGGATGAAGGTAAAATTTAACGATTTCTCGATGCACCTTTCACAGGGACTGATACAGGTAGAGTTAATATTCGCAGCATTCTGCAACAGCGCCCTCTTCTGAGGACTGGAGTCCATCAAAGTTAGATAACCACTACTGAAAGATCCAACCTGTAAAGAGTGAGAAAAAATGCTAACTATGTAAAAACTTCGTTGTCGCTGGGTAGttcaaatattgtaaataatccTTTGCAGCTTACCTGAAGATCATTTGCATACATTTTCAGAATTCACTTCATAAAGCATTCCAGCAAAGTTTACTCTATTTACTATATTTTTACTATATTGTAGTCGTCTCGACTGCAGGCAATTTAGtttggatttactctctatgttatAGTCTTTTAGACAATTTATTCCTGGCAATGTACTCACAAATACATTGGCTCTCCAAACTTCATGGTAACCGAACTAAGAGGACTTATCAGACGTGAGCAGATTGCTTTACCTTTGTGTAATCATTGCCAGACTTCTGAAGGACTTTCATGTTTCGAGGAGACATTCTGTTTTGAAATAATCTCTTCCCGTCGAAGGACACACTGTCAAGCTTCTGTAAAATTTTACTGTTTGTATCCATGGAGACCTCAAATTTGGAGCAAACCTCGTCATAGTTTACTCCACACATCTCCTGAAGGGTTCTGTGGATGGCATCTGCCAAAGCCTCAACGGCGTCGATTGTGGCTAGTACATTAGCATCTGTAGCAGAGCTGAGAATGGTACTTGTAACGGAGCCTGGACACGTGGCCTGGTAAGGACTATAAAAGGCACCCGGTAGTTTGCACTGGAACCGCTCCTGGAAGTACCTGATAAAGAAATGACCTCCCTGCGTAGCGAGGAAGTTGGAAAAATCTGGAATGGGAGGTTCTTCCAGTACCACGCTGATCTCGACTTGAGCAGCTGTAAGTTTCATGGGTTGGCTTGTTATAAAGAGGTATTTATTTGGATTCAAGGCTGATGCCAACTTGTTTAGTTCTGCACTGTAGTAGCTATGCTCCgcaattacaacaacaacattcgtTTGTCCTTCTTTCAGGGAATTTAGGATATGGCTGTTGTTTCCATAGCCCAGCTCATAAGTACTGACAACACAAATGCCTTCTGGTTTGGATACTTGTTCCAGTTCCTCCATCCCAGATTTCCCATAAGCTGTTGGAGAGTAGACTAGCTGGATGTAAGAAAAACCCAGGGCCCTGACCACCTGTACCAATGCAGACACCATACTATCTATTCGAGGGACAGTCAAATACAGAGAAGGAAAGTCATTTCTGTCCCGAAGTTCGAGAGCAGAGGCAAAGGGGCTGATAACAGGTACTCCGAGATTTCCCAGGAATTTTCCACTCCCTATTGTGCTATCAGAGGAATAGGTCAGCCAACCCCTGAAGTTGTCTAAGTCAATTCCGTCAGGTCGGAAAGTGTCAGTGTAAAGCCCTCCGAGGATGTTATGCGCCCTGTCAGCGCTATCACAGTCATCTATGATTAAGGTGCCCAGACGAACGTTGTTCAACTTAACCCGGGACATATTAGAGTTGATCTGGTTGATGGCGTACTGGATGGCTGCTGCATACTGGAACCCATCTTCAGCCTTTGCCGTTTGGCACACAAACGGGTTAGTGTCTTTCTTGGACATTCCAACCAGCGCTCCAATCATTATGTCACCTCGTTTCATGATGTATGGCTGCTTTGCCACTAAGTAAGAGCATTGCTGGCAGAAACCTGTGCACCTGCTGGCCATGTTGTGGACAGATTGGTTGTTCGGGAACACAAGACTGTTCGAACCTAAAGACGTCACTCGATCAGCTGGATCATAACTGGCaacctgtaaaaataaaaaaaaagaaacatgtcagtctgaaagaaaaatttgattggtgttttacgccgtactcaagaatatttcacttatacgagggcggccagcactgcggtgggagaaaaccgggcacagtcaaAATCAAAATACCGTTCCAAGGtcgctgcaagaccttcccatgtacagccggagaggaagccaacatgatgAATGAAAAAGTATCTCACACATTAAGGAATACGGTTAATTTCCTTCAGCAGTCGTCGTCTTTTTTATAAGCACGTGAATATACCTCCATGCAGCTCAATCATCATGCTTTCAGTTTATCACATTAACCTTTAAAATACTCACCGGAACAAACTTCTGTCCTTGCTTCGGCCTGTAGTTCAAAACTTGGTAGGTATAGGAGACCGGGGAAGTAGGTTTGATTGCCTTAATATTTTCCATTATTCTTTGACGGGCATCTGGCAAGTCATAGAAAGCCGAACAGGGATTTTTGGAGGCACACACATCTTGCACGACTGCTGCAATGGCTTGAGCAACCATATCTACAGCTTGGATCGTAAACTGTGCCGTGGTCTGGTGGACTCGGGTGAAAGCTTTAGGATTGTTGTTCAGCTTCTGGGTGCGGTCACATTCAGATGGATACCCCCTCATATACTGTGGATCCAAAGAGCACGAAAAGGCTTCTTCGTACAAGTTGGAATAAAACGGAACTCCTGTCGATCCTACATTCAAGCTTTGGAGATACGATGTGAATCCTGCAAGTGGAGATGTTTGCAAAGAAAGGGTGAAACTACCGGTTGCCACATCATCCAGCTCAACAGGCAGTGGGGTTTCTCCCCATCCAGCACTAGCAAAGACAACAAAATCCCCTTCAGATCCAGTTCGTTGCATAGCTTCAAAAATCTCCCGGACATCAGAACCATACCCAAAGACAACAAGAGTCTTGGCAGATGGATTCTGTTGGATCATGTTCATTATGTCATCAGCATCGTTTTCTCTCCCAAGCTCATAAGATCCTGCAATGCAGAGAGAATGTGTGTCGGCGACCATCTTGAAGTCCATTTGTCCCTGGCGGCCGTACTCATCGGCACGGTACACAGTTTGTATGTAACTGAATCCTGCCAATGAGAGAAAATGCACCATAGCTCTTGCCTGTTCAGTGTCAGGGGGCACAGTACTCCTGTAAAAAGGAAATTCCATAGAGTCCTGTAGGTGGCTGACTGTAGCCATAGATCCTACATCTGGCACGTGTAGAGAATTTAAGGTTAATGCAACTGGAAATGCAGATTTGGACGAAGATCCATCAACATATCCAAGGACCCGTCCAGGGTTAATTCTTCTCCCCTTCTGATCCATTGCTGGATGTATGTTACTCATGAAACTGTTCAACACGCCCGCCACATATTCTCCCCGATTACAGGAGTCGATGAACAGCCCTTCGAGATTTAGTTCCGGGTATTTCTGCTTAGCTCGATCAAGGGCGTAAAAGTATGGCAGTGCATGCATAGCGCCACTAACGTCAAATTGATCACAGGTGTAGCCCAACGGGTCTGAGGTGTGAATGGAAAATATGCCTCCAATAAACAATCCACTGTTAGCCGGGTAGGTAGAGAAATGCACTCGTGATGGTGGTAGAGTACAGTAACTGCAATTGTGTGAAGTGCATTCCGACGGAGGAATGGAGgcaaggggagtaactctgtCCATGTCATACATTGTGACAGCCGCAGTGTTCAGACTTAAACCAGAAGGACGAGTGTAGGAGCCAATCTGAAGCAGAAAAAGAACTCTAGTTGATAATCACGAACATCTACAACTTTGCCGTCTTGCTAGCCTTTCTTCAACCATCGCACCTTTTCTTTAAATAGTTACATTAGGTTTAGAAACAAGCATTATCTTGTGTATAATCATTGCAGGAAATCGTACAGACAGGATATAATACAGAAAATACcagaaagaaatatatttactgTAAGTTATGAAAGTTATACTTTCAAATCAGCGGATCTAATTTACACCTTTTCTGCTTTCATCTTTTCATCTTTCTTTGTCAATTAACAGAATATAATTAACACCTACATAattaatacttatttatttactagagACGTTTAGTTAGCAGTTAGAAGTTAAAACTTGTAACTTGAAATTAGAGTAGATAACTAATTCTGATTTAAAGTTACAAGCTCGTACTTGGTCCCCAGCGGTCTCAAGTGTCTGTATTTTAGTATTATCCTGTTTTGCTCAGATGGAAGCGGGTTGTGTCCGTCAATCACTAGGCCTCACGGGGCGTGGGTTCAATACCGGACAAGCGGCTATTAAGATGCCTAAGATAAGCACCCGGCCAGTCTCCCTCGTGTGGTCTTACATGGAGCTCACtggagaccacttgccttccaccaataatAACACGTTGAAACGCGTGCCACTATTACTTGCCAAACAACAGTCGCTTACATctgacactctggtttcctcgaTCTACAATACACTGGCCTCCATCATACATGggaaaaacttttcaaaacaatttgTTTTGCTAAACTCcaagtaatgaaataaaaaaaatggccaatttggtttcctctggacgactgttgtttaatgccatacgtAAGAAAAAAGGAAGTAGCCAAATACTTGTAATGCCACCCAAGCTAGGTGTTCACCACCCAGCGACAACCCTCTCCGCTCTGGCAGACACCTAACTTTAGACACAAGTGAAGAaacgataaatatttatttatttatacatttcattgGCGTATTAagccgcacttaagaatatttcgcttacacgacTGCAAGCACCGTTATGATCCGAGAAAACCAGGCTGACCTATCAGGCTTCTGGCTGACCTCACTTTAACCActgaggaagccagtatgaactgaaCTTAAAAAAAGATATGACTTACTGACTGAAATTGAAAACCAGTACCAGATCTGTTGTTGAAGTTGTACACATCAAATCCAGCAAAAGTGGCCAAGTCCAAGTTATCGTCAAACAAAACACTTGTCCCCGACAAGCTAGGGAGATTTTCAGCAGCTGAGAAAGTAAAACCTGTTTTCATATAACCTAAGAATTCCGCTGGAGTCATCTGAGCAAAACTGGTGCAGAAGGTTTGCACAGACCCTAGACATTTGTCATTCCTGGCACGGCGTAGGGCGTTGGCAAAAAGGTACACAGCTTTGATAACCTGCTCGACGGACTCATCCTGGGTAAACGCCGCCCTGCGTTCTGTTGATGTTGGTACAATGCAGGGGCTGTAACTCTGGACTAGTGGATTGGTTGCGTTGTTAAATTTGCACTTATTTGTGAACATATACCACTCCTGGAACCAGGGATTCTGAACCTGCGGGCTCTGTGGGTTTATGGAAGTGAAATAATCTGCAAATTCGGAGATGAACTTTGACTTTGTGGCCACAGACAAAGATCCTCGAAACAAGGGAGAATTGAAGGGTTTCGAAAACTTTGACCAAGGAAACACCCACTGCAGCCGGTTGACTCTGCTCTGATCTAACTTTCCTAGAGCTTGGAATAATTCTGGAACGTTCATTTCCGATCCTGCGTAGACAACACCGATTACGTCATTCTCTATCACGGGCCGCAATCTGTCAGCCATGATGTTTACAGCTGTACCTGTATCTGGCATGGCAATTACATGTGGAACACAAATACCACGGCTGTAGGTCTCTCGCAGAACTAAGTCCTTCATGCTACGCCCGAAATTGTCATCAGTGAAAACCATACCAATGTAATTCCACTGTAGATTATCCAACAATATAGCTATGGCCTGaaagacacaaaacaaaaacaaccttTTGATATAACAATCTATGATTCGAACATCAAAGATTGCTCgctaaacatttcatttattcacaaaATTAACATTCTACATTATTTAAATGGAGTTTAAAATATTGGACAACCAGACATTAAATGGGGTTTATGGGTCGAGGCCATGTCAACACATTAGTCAacgtgggttttttttaattcattgcCACCTTCAGGCCTTAGAAGAGTGAGGTTGTTGGTTCTAATCCAAGTCTTCATTTCGCTGCTGCgacttttgttcatttatttatccactggtgttttatgccacactcaagaatatttcatacaacagcagcaagcataaaggtgggagaaaaccttgaactcacagcaaccgcaatggtgagagactccgCCTGTCATACCCTTTACCCACATCCCTGCCCTACCCCCGAGACTGCACTACACACTCACCTCAGCCACAGCCCTGGGTGGAGCATCTGTCCGCAGCAGGTTAGGGTAGTGGAACACATCGCTGAACTCTGACAGACGGGATGAATATGCCACCTGGGCGACATCAAAACCCTGAAGGAATGAAGCCACAGACTTGGTCACTTCACCAAAATGGCCTCCAATGATCCCTGCAAAAACATATTGTACAAATTATTTAGCACATTTTGAAACCAACACAGATAATAAAAttctacatattttttttttatttctttaagtcagtaaatgtaaaaaaaagagagaaaaaaagaacttttCTAATAAATCACATGCTTCAATGGCTCTGTACatcttttacaaaaaaagttacaagaaaacaggacatcctaagttttggtgaaattttgCCCCACATCTCTTTTAAACATCCTTTTGACGACAATTttttttgggtgttttttttttttaaagcaacaCTTCCTAAAAGTGCATGGGTGCTTTCATCATGcattattttcagaaaacacaatttATAAGTCCATGCTTGTATTTATGATCAGCAATTGTTCCATTACAATGTAAAGTATCTGTAAATGCCACGAATAAAATGTGACAACTACATTCACTGGTGGCAATGGTAAAACTTTGTTCTCAAAATACAAATTAGCGAAGTACTAAATATTTATCAGCGACATTTGTTCTTATTTGGCTTTCTCACATTACAACAAGAATATATGGACTGCTCTTTACTTTAGGTTCTGcacttttctttcctttccaagatacatgtaaccatgacaactgtgacAGTTATCCTTACCTGGTACAAGTTTTGGTGGTGCTACAGCTACTGTACACTGTGATGATGAGGAGGTCAGGTGAGGCAGGAACTCAGACACAGCCCTGGTCGCCACCGAACCGCTGGAACAGGTGTCATACGCCACCATCCCTGTTACCATGGGAACAGGGTAAATGAGAATAACAATGAGTCAGGGTTTTGAAATATTCcacatatgtttatttacttctacaactgttgtttaatgccataatgAATCAATTTAACCTGTAAGGTATATGGTCATCAAGGGCAGTTCATCGCCTCTTTCAAAGACATCCAACAGGCTCACCCGTTATGCTGAATTGGAAATAcaagtcacaaaatatttttgaagatatatctgtatatttacTGATACTTCATAGGTTTACTCAAGACCATGTCACTCCactgacatcagttttggtTTACATTTGTATTATTGACTCATATAgtggcagtcagatttatgagtggaggaaaccgaccCAAGTTCCTGTGGATGCCACGGAGAAATGCCAGTGAGAAATACCACTGTGACATGCCACTATGACATCTATGCTAAGCATTCAATCAATTATAAAATAAGCGTACCTGGAGTCACACCAGCAATGCAGTTATAATATAGGCTAACCAAGAATTACACCAGGGATGTAGTTATATTAAAAGCTTCACTAGAGTTACATCAGGGATATGGTTACAAGCTTATCTAGAGCCACATCAGGTGCGCAGTTATAAGCCTACCTGAAGTCATGCCTGGGATGTAGTTATAAGCTTATCTACAGTCATGCCTGGGATGTAGTTATAAGCTAACCTAGAGTCACGCCTGGGATGTAGTTATAAGCTAACCTAGAGTCACGCCTAGGATGTAGTTATAAGCTAACCTAGAGTCATGCCTGGGATGTAGTTATAAGCTTACCTAGAGTCACGCCTGGGATGTAGTTATAAGCTAACCTAGAGTCACGCCAGGGATGTAGTTATAAGCTTACCTAGAGTCATGCCTGTGATGTAGTTATAAGCTAACCTAGAGTCACGCGTGGAACGTAGTTATAAGCTTACCTAAAGTCATGCCTGGGATGTAGTTATAAGCTAACCTAGAGTCACGCCAGGGATGTAGTTATAAGCTAACCTAGAGTCACGCCAGGGATGTAGTTATAAGCTAACCTAGAGTCACGCGTGGGACGTAGTTATAAGCTTACCTAAAGTCACGCCTGGGATGTAGTTATAAGCTAACCTAGAGTCACGCCTGGAATGTAGTTATAAGGTAACCTAGAGTCACGCCTGGGATGTAGTTATAAGCTTACCTAGAGTCATGCATGGGATGTAGTTATAAGCTTACCTAAAATCAGTCCAAGTATGTAGTTATAAGCTAACCTAGAGTCACGCGTAGGACGTAGTTATAAGCTTACCTAGAGTCAGGCTTGGAATGTAGTTATAATCTTACCTAGAGTCACGCCTGGGATGGGGTTAAAGCCGTTGATTCTGGCTAGGGCGAAGCGAGCTGCCTCAAATGCCTGCATGTTGTAAGGAGctgaaatacaaaacacaaacgATTAAAAATTACCATTTAATACTATATGATAAGACATGAGCTCAGCACATATTCCATAACTTTTAAACATGGAAATTTTATACATGatgaaaattatatacataatataaattatgtacataatattaacaaaaaagagTGGAAGAGttttgcaatacatgtattatttaattatgtGCATAATATGATCAATTTgagatgtgcatgtatttttcagtttGAAGAGAGCACACTAAGGGGGGACAACTCTTTGAGAAAACTTTATTCAGGAGCATAAATCTGTCAAAACTACATTTAAGGTTTTACTATAAATATTAACTTTCACAAGCGTGACTTTAATACGTTCAGCCATTTTGTACTTAAGACAATTTTATCGCTACAGCTAGCACTTCAAATTTATCATCTTTTCCACATGTATTTGgaataaataaagacaatacAAAGCAGTAAatgagaaaacagaaacagagcGATGCATGTTATCCCTGTTCACTGTAAATTGTACTTAATCCTAATTTcttataacacacatgtattcatattaCCACCTTATAGACTAACATAGATTTTAACTTCCAAGGCTCCAATGAAGAGTTTCAAGAAAGAAACAGTGACTTTATGAAAAGAATGATTTACTTCCATGCTGATCCACCAAATGGAGCTCATCCCAATCCTCCCGCACCGCTAAACCCAAGCTCCAACAAACGAGGAGTAGAAAAAATTTCAGGATTACAATACGCAGTTTTTGAGTTACgtcattacgacaacagagtaACGTCCTATTGCAAAATGATGTCGCCACTTTGCGGCACGGTAGGGCTAACTGCCTATCTTATAACATGGCACTGATTgtgtttagatcaaagtacCGTGATAACATCAATAGTTTTGCAATATTGGGAACCCAAATCCATCCAAGAACATGATTCAGAAGATCAGTCTAATCCTTTTTAATTAGtactctatattctatataccaccccatgttaaaattaccagactGGCCCTACTGTGCCGTAAAGCGAAGACGTTATGtcacaaagggacgtcactctgaTGTCGTAACGTCATATTTCGAAACCTGCGTATTAAGGAAACTTTGAGGACAAAACAGAACCTTTGAGGATGCAGCAGCCTTTGAGGATGAATAGGATTCTTTGAGGAGTTAGACAGAACCTTTGAGGATAAGACAGAACCT
Proteins encoded in this region:
- the LOC135477011 gene encoding metabotropic glutamate receptor 3-like codes for the protein MKILLCLVVMMTTVHCQPLTSQTCASRRMVNIGAANPNVVIGGLFPLRTRGFGNYGCGPVGDAPYNMQAFEAARFALARINGFNPIPGVTLGMVAYDTCSSGSVATRAVSEFLPHLTSSSSQCTVAVAPPKLVPGIIGGHFGEVTKSVASFLQGFDVAQVAYSSRLSEFSDVFHYPNLLRTDAPPRAVAEVSV